One genomic segment of Candidatus Aegiribacteria sp. includes these proteins:
- a CDS encoding lactate racemase domain-containing protein, with translation MIPEILRDMEVSNRVNPQPLTEQQIKDAWSYIMPDLVRFGNSEAVTLVVNDATRPASFQMIAPLEKVLGNKVRILFATGTHRPVTPEEKSILLGGCFPNASWKNSDCDSPDMVSIGRTPMGTPVCMDPWLFDGNPVVSVNSVEPHYFAGFTGGRKSFLPGVSCREAIVMNHYHACLPGALPGRLNGNPVHTDMMDALDMLEERVEIVQGNGVVHSGRLVYFSAGSCRDSFMKAVGASTELSTISVPGRSQVVVLHPGEPLDISLYQSEKAIYNCSSLVEDGGHLLLVSSCREGVGADHLQKAFVTSMDEGWNTPGQNRYNLGDHSIVLLKNIRKKMNLALSSSLPDAIVERMGIEPVHDVESWIRQKNCERPLFIPGAGFVIPVIEKD, from the coding sequence ATGATTCCTGAAATACTGCGAGATATGGAGGTTTCAAATCGGGTTAATCCTCAACCTTTAACCGAGCAGCAGATAAAGGATGCATGGTCTTACATTATGCCTGACCTGGTCAGGTTCGGAAACAGCGAAGCTGTTACACTAGTGGTTAACGATGCCACAAGGCCGGCTTCCTTCCAGATGATTGCTCCGTTAGAGAAAGTCCTGGGTAACAAAGTAAGAATTCTGTTCGCAACGGGGACGCACAGACCGGTTACTCCGGAGGAGAAATCGATTCTTCTCGGAGGTTGTTTTCCCAATGCTTCCTGGAAGAACAGTGATTGCGATTCACCTGACATGGTCAGTATCGGCAGAACACCTATGGGTACTCCTGTTTGCATGGATCCATGGCTTTTCGACGGGAATCCTGTTGTTTCTGTGAATTCTGTTGAACCTCATTACTTTGCCGGATTCACCGGAGGGCGGAAATCTTTTCTTCCTGGTGTATCATGCAGGGAAGCCATTGTGATGAATCACTACCATGCCTGCCTGCCTGGAGCACTGCCGGGAAGGCTTAACGGTAACCCGGTACACACGGATATGATGGATGCTTTGGACATGCTGGAAGAAAGAGTGGAGATAGTTCAGGGTAACGGTGTGGTACACAGCGGAAGACTAGTATACTTTTCTGCGGGTTCGTGCAGAGATTCTTTTATGAAAGCCGTCGGCGCTTCAACAGAGTTGTCAACCATCTCCGTTCCCGGCAGATCCCAGGTGGTTGTCCTTCATCCCGGAGAGCCTTTGGATATCAGTCTTTATCAGTCCGAGAAAGCCATTTACAATTGCAGTTCACTGGTTGAAGATGGTGGTCACCTTCTTCTCGTCAGCTCGTGCAGGGAAGGTGTAGGGGCTGATCATCTTCAGAAGGCTTTCGTAACATCCATGGATGAAGGCTGGAACACTCCCGGACAAAATCGATACAATCTGGGAGACCATTCCATAGTACTGTTGAAGAACATAAGAAAGAAGATGAATCTTGCGCTTTCAAGCAGCCTGCCAGACGCCATCGTGGAGAGAATGGGTATTGAACCCGTTCATGATGTTGAATCATGGATCAGACAGAAAAACTGTGAAAGACCCCTGTTCATACCCGGTGCGGGTTTCGTAATACCGGTTATCGAGAAAGACTGA
- a CDS encoding HAMP domain-containing histidine kinase — protein MWNIRTKILPLLAVIILVWVFFYYSFSLVSRLRETRANANETIAWFWAGSQVPMSMLADIGMVYVCSGCGSTNPASGIESDSIVTDFCQECGCITEWHLISLESIEEREQLLQRTRNIFRELVERLDYTTVLSDTDMVPQVVNGVAVSDSIDQEKIKSIVLLTETLDRENEPVPIIDTHGETIGYLHYGSDDLAKELLLMPYIEIGIFFLLVLIFIYAIRVELKKEKELSWVGFAKETAHQISTPLSSLMGWIELLREKPEAETDKEFSEALDCIENDVDRLKQIASRYGQIGKKPRLESNLVNPVILDIVHYFCGHPGFLSEGMKLETDFESEYPVSMNKVLFSWVIENLLRNSIASFKNTRNGMIKISTRDVQEGSGLVVIEVADNGNGIPFSDQRAIFKAGFSTRRGGWGLGLTLSRRIVEQYHNGSLRLKASSPGKGTTFVINLPASSEDTE, from the coding sequence ATGTGGAACATCAGAACCAAAATATTACCTCTACTTGCTGTTATTATTCTTGTCTGGGTGTTCTTCTATTACAGTTTCAGTCTTGTCTCCCGTCTCAGAGAGACAAGGGCAAACGCGAACGAGACCATAGCCTGGTTCTGGGCAGGATCGCAGGTTCCAATGAGTATGTTGGCGGATATTGGTATGGTCTACGTTTGTTCCGGGTGCGGTTCAACGAACCCTGCAAGCGGTATTGAATCTGACTCCATCGTAACAGATTTCTGTCAGGAATGCGGCTGCATCACCGAATGGCACCTGATATCCCTGGAAAGTATTGAGGAACGTGAACAGCTTTTACAGAGGACCAGGAATATTTTCAGAGAGCTTGTTGAAAGGCTTGATTATACAACTGTTCTCTCCGATACTGATATGGTACCCCAGGTTGTTAACGGAGTAGCGGTTTCCGACTCAATAGACCAGGAGAAAATCAAATCGATAGTACTTCTTACAGAGACACTTGACCGAGAAAACGAACCGGTTCCAATAATCGATACTCACGGTGAAACGATCGGATATCTCCATTACGGATCCGATGATCTGGCAAAAGAACTTCTACTGATGCCATACATTGAAATCGGTATCTTTTTCCTCCTGGTTCTAATTTTTATTTACGCTATCAGGGTGGAACTGAAGAAGGAAAAGGAGCTTTCATGGGTTGGTTTTGCCAAGGAGACGGCACACCAGATCAGTACACCTCTTTCTTCCCTTATGGGCTGGATAGAACTTCTCAGGGAGAAGCCGGAAGCCGAGACGGATAAAGAGTTCTCAGAAGCTCTTGATTGTATAGAAAACGATGTTGATAGATTGAAACAGATCGCCAGCAGATACGGCCAGATAGGCAAAAAACCCAGGCTTGAAAGTAACCTCGTCAATCCTGTAATTCTCGATATTGTACATTATTTCTGTGGACATCCGGGATTTCTGTCTGAAGGCATGAAGCTGGAAACCGATTTTGAATCCGAATATCCTGTCAGTATGAATAAAGTACTGTTCAGCTGGGTCATTGAAAATCTTCTCAGGAATTCAATTGCTTCATTTAAAAACACAAGAAACGGAATGATAAAAATAAGCACCAGGGATGTTCAGGAAGGGTCCGGGCTGGTTGTAATTGAAGTAGCTGACAATGGGAATGGAATACCTTTTTCCGATCAAAGGGCGATTTTCAAGGCGGGTTTCAGTACCCGACGTGGTGGATGGGGGCTTGGTCTTACTCTCAGCAGACGAATCGTGGAACAGTACCATAATGGAAGCCTTCGCTTGAAAGCCAGTTCTCCGGGTAAGGGTACCACTTTCGTAATAAATCTTCCCGCATCATCGGAGGATACCGAATGA